One genomic window of Pseudomonas aeruginosa includes the following:
- a CDS encoding DNA internalization-related competence protein ComEC/Rec2: MRLGLPALAAGLLALRFLAELPSVGWLLGMAAAGLLLLFGRLYWLGLFLLGFAWACGSAQVALDGRLAAELDGRTLWLEGRVVDLPASGEGVTRFRLEEVSAARGVLLPERLRLSWRGAPPLMGGERWRLAVTLKRPRGLVNAAGFDYEAWLLAQRVGAVGTVKAGQRLQPASGLDAWRDAWRQRLLAVDAQGRGAALAALVLGDGSGLSAAEWRMFQDTGTVHLMVISGSHISLLAGMLYGLVAALHRLGCWPRRLPWLPCACALGLLGAWSYGLMAGFEVPVRRACLMVSLALVWRLRFRHLGLLTPLLGTLVLVLLVEPLASLQAGFWLSFLAVALLLWLFAGRLGRWRWWAAWGRAQWGMALGLAMPLLALGLPLSLSGAPANLLAVPWIELLVVPPALAGSLLLWVPGLGEGLLRAAGVSLDLLFRALGLLAGLAEAWQPPAAAAWSVALGMLGALCWLAPAGLPLRALGAALLLPALLPSSPPVEWGRAEVRVLDVGQGLAVLVRTREHVLLYDSGARQGAFDMGERVVVPVLRSLDLRRLDGLLLSHADNDHAGGAPTVASRFPPVWLVSGEPARLPSPLFADSCDERSWSWDGVVFEQWAWAQAGDSNDRSCVLRVEADGEVLLLTGDISRAAEHAWLARQADPRVDWLLAPHHGSRSSSGVAFVLRTRPRHVLVSRGWRNAFGHPHGEVMERYARVAAQVHDTARDGALTFLLGSRGGARRERDSAHFWREK; the protein is encoded by the coding sequence ATGCGCCTGGGATTGCCAGCCCTCGCCGCGGGGCTGCTGGCCCTGCGCTTCCTGGCGGAATTGCCGTCGGTCGGCTGGCTGCTGGGCATGGCCGCCGCCGGACTGTTGCTGCTGTTCGGCCGGCTGTACTGGCTGGGGTTGTTCCTGCTCGGGTTCGCCTGGGCCTGCGGCTCGGCGCAAGTCGCCCTGGACGGACGCCTGGCCGCCGAGCTGGATGGTCGCACCCTTTGGCTGGAGGGGCGTGTGGTCGATCTGCCGGCGAGCGGCGAGGGCGTCACGCGCTTCCGGCTGGAGGAGGTCAGCGCTGCGCGGGGCGTGCTTCTTCCCGAGCGTCTGCGCCTGAGCTGGCGCGGCGCGCCGCCGCTGATGGGCGGCGAACGCTGGCGCCTGGCGGTGACCCTGAAACGCCCCCGCGGCCTGGTGAACGCGGCGGGGTTCGACTACGAGGCCTGGTTGTTGGCGCAGCGGGTCGGTGCCGTGGGCACGGTGAAGGCGGGCCAACGCCTGCAGCCGGCCAGCGGCCTGGATGCCTGGCGCGACGCCTGGCGCCAACGCCTGCTGGCGGTCGACGCACAGGGGCGCGGCGCCGCCCTGGCGGCGCTGGTGCTGGGGGATGGCTCGGGATTGAGCGCGGCCGAGTGGCGCATGTTCCAGGACACCGGCACCGTGCATCTGATGGTCATCTCCGGTTCGCATATCTCGTTGCTGGCAGGGATGCTCTATGGCCTGGTGGCGGCCTTGCATCGCCTGGGCTGCTGGCCGCGGCGCCTGCCCTGGCTGCCCTGTGCCTGCGCCCTGGGTTTGCTTGGTGCCTGGAGCTACGGGTTGATGGCGGGTTTCGAGGTCCCGGTGCGGCGTGCTTGCCTGATGGTCAGCCTGGCGCTGGTCTGGCGCCTGCGTTTCCGCCACCTGGGCTTGCTGACCCCGCTGCTGGGAACGCTGGTGCTGGTCTTGCTGGTCGAGCCGCTGGCCAGCCTGCAGGCGGGGTTCTGGCTGTCGTTCCTGGCGGTTGCCCTGCTGCTCTGGCTGTTCGCCGGGCGCCTTGGGCGCTGGCGCTGGTGGGCGGCCTGGGGGCGGGCGCAGTGGGGGATGGCGCTGGGGCTGGCGATGCCGCTGCTGGCGCTGGGCCTGCCGTTGAGCCTGAGCGGAGCGCCGGCCAACCTGCTGGCGGTGCCTTGGATCGAACTGCTGGTAGTGCCCCCGGCCCTGGCGGGGAGCCTGCTGCTATGGGTGCCCGGGCTGGGCGAGGGGCTGCTTCGCGCCGCTGGCGTTTCGCTGGACCTGCTGTTTCGTGCACTTGGCCTGCTGGCGGGCCTGGCCGAGGCCTGGCAGCCACCCGCCGCAGCGGCCTGGAGCGTAGCGCTGGGCATGCTCGGCGCGCTCTGCTGGCTGGCGCCGGCTGGCTTGCCGTTGCGTGCCCTCGGTGCCGCGTTGCTACTGCCGGCATTGTTGCCGTCATCGCCGCCTGTCGAATGGGGGCGGGCGGAAGTGCGGGTGCTGGACGTCGGCCAGGGGCTGGCCGTGCTGGTGCGTACCCGAGAGCATGTCTTGCTCTATGACAGCGGTGCGCGGCAGGGGGCGTTCGACATGGGCGAGCGGGTGGTGGTGCCGGTGCTGCGCAGCCTGGACCTGCGGCGCCTGGACGGCCTGTTGCTGAGCCATGCCGACAACGACCATGCAGGCGGTGCTCCTACGGTCGCTTCCCGATTCCCGCCGGTTTGGCTGGTCAGCGGCGAACCCGCGCGCCTGCCTTCGCCGTTGTTCGCGGACAGCTGCGACGAGCGGAGCTGGTCCTGGGATGGCGTGGTTTTCGAACAGTGGGCATGGGCACAGGCCGGCGACAGCAACGACCGCTCCTGTGTGCTGAGGGTCGAGGCCGATGGCGAAGTCCTGCTGCTGACCGGGGACATCTCGCGTGCGGCCGAGCATGCCTGGCTGGCGCGACAGGCCGATCCCCGGGTCGACTGGTTGCTGGCGCCGCATCATGGCAGCCGCAGTTCCTCCGGAGTCGCCTTCGTGTTGCGTACGCGGCCTCGCCATGTGCTGGTCTCGCGAGGTTGGCGCAACGCCTTCGGCCATCCCCATGGCGAAGTGATGGAGCGTTACGCGAGGGTCGCCGCGCAGGTCCACGACACGGCACGCGACGGTGCCCTGACGTTTCTCCTCGGAAGCCGTGGCGGCGCACGCCGGGAGCGTGATTCGGCGCACTTCTGGCGGGAAAAATGA
- a CDS encoding MotA/TolQ/ExbB proton channel family protein, with protein sequence MWELVQAGGWMMLPIILSSIAATAIVAERLWTLRKSRVAPPELLGQVWKQIKGKQLSAQKLKDLRANSPLGEILAAGLANSKHGREIMKECIEEAASGVIHELERYLNALGTIAAMAPLLGLLGTVFGMIQIFGAFMDNGMANSPMLAAGISKALITTAAGLLVAIPAVFFHRYLLRRVDELVIAMEQEAIKLVEVVQGDREVDYVEEGKA encoded by the coding sequence GTGTGGGAACTGGTTCAAGCCGGCGGCTGGATGATGCTGCCGATCATTCTGAGTTCGATCGCCGCCACCGCCATCGTCGCGGAGCGCCTGTGGACGCTGCGCAAGAGCCGCGTCGCGCCGCCCGAGCTGCTCGGCCAGGTGTGGAAGCAGATCAAGGGCAAGCAACTGAGCGCCCAGAAGCTCAAGGACCTGCGCGCCAACTCGCCGCTGGGAGAGATCCTCGCCGCCGGTCTGGCCAACTCCAAGCACGGTCGCGAGATCATGAAGGAGTGCATCGAGGAGGCTGCTTCCGGTGTCATCCACGAGCTGGAGCGCTACCTCAACGCCCTCGGCACCATCGCCGCGATGGCGCCGCTGCTGGGCCTGCTGGGTACGGTGTTCGGCATGATCCAGATCTTCGGCGCCTTCATGGACAACGGCATGGCCAACTCGCCGATGCTCGCCGCGGGCATCTCCAAGGCATTGATCACCACCGCCGCCGGCCTGCTGGTGGCGATTCCGGCGGTGTTCTTCCATCGCTACCTGCTGCGGCGGGTCGACGAACTGGTGATCGCCATGGAGCAGGAGGCCATCAAGCTGGTGGAAGTGGTGCAGGGCGATCGTGAAGTCGACTACGTCGAGGAAGGCAAAGCGTGA
- a CDS encoding ExbD/TolR family protein, which translates to MKFRRRRAGAAREDVFINLASLIDVIFVLLLFFVVSTTFTRPEQLNIELPSAESGETAGTEQKQLELSVDAEGHYALNGQALAKSDLATLMAAMQRESAGDNNLPVVISADAKSTHQSVVTAMDAAGKLGFVHLRITTVENTAAKP; encoded by the coding sequence GTGAAATTCCGCCGCAGACGGGCGGGTGCCGCCCGTGAAGACGTCTTCATCAACCTGGCGTCGCTGATCGACGTGATCTTCGTCCTGCTGCTGTTCTTCGTGGTCAGTACCACCTTCACCCGCCCCGAGCAGCTCAACATCGAGCTGCCATCGGCGGAGAGCGGCGAAACCGCCGGCACCGAGCAGAAGCAACTGGAACTCTCGGTGGATGCCGAGGGGCACTACGCCTTGAACGGGCAGGCGCTGGCCAAGAGCGACCTGGCCACCCTGATGGCGGCGATGCAGCGTGAATCGGCGGGCGACAACAACCTGCCGGTGGTGATCAGCGCCGATGCCAAGTCCACCCACCAGTCGGTGGTCACGGCGATGGACGCAGCGGGCAAGCTGGGCTTCGTCCACCTGCGCATCACCACGGTCGAGAACACGGCGGCCAAGCCCTGA
- the lpxK gene encoding tetraacyldisaccharide 4'-kinase — protein MSFSERLLAAWYQGHPALALLRPLEALYRRVANGRRADFLSGRKPAYRAPLPVLVVGNITVGGTGKTPMILWMIEHCRARGLRVGVISRGYGARPPTTPWRVRAEQDAAEAGDEPLMIVRRSGVPLMIDPDRPRALQALLAEEQLDLVLCDDGLQHYRLARDLELVLIDAARGLGNGRCLPAGPLREPAERLESVDALLYNGADEDPDGGYAFRLQPTALINLQSGERRPLEHFPAGQEVHALAGIGNPQRFFRTLEALHWRAIPHAFPDHATYTAAELAFSPPLPLLMTEKDAVKCRAFAAADWWYLAVDAVPSPAFVAWFDARLEHLLAR, from the coding sequence ATGTCGTTCTCCGAGCGGCTGCTCGCCGCCTGGTACCAGGGGCATCCGGCGCTGGCGTTGCTGCGTCCGCTGGAGGCTCTCTATCGCCGGGTGGCGAACGGCCGCCGGGCGGACTTCCTGTCCGGGCGCAAGCCCGCCTATCGGGCGCCGCTGCCGGTGCTGGTGGTAGGCAACATCACCGTCGGCGGAACCGGCAAGACGCCGATGATCCTCTGGATGATCGAGCACTGCAGGGCTCGCGGCTTGCGGGTTGGCGTGATCAGCCGCGGCTATGGTGCCCGGCCGCCCACCACGCCGTGGCGGGTGCGGGCCGAGCAGGACGCCGCGGAGGCCGGCGACGAACCGCTGATGATCGTCCGGCGCAGCGGCGTGCCGCTGATGATCGACCCGGATCGTCCGCGCGCCCTGCAGGCGCTGCTCGCCGAAGAGCAGTTGGACCTGGTCCTCTGCGACGATGGCTTGCAGCACTATCGCCTGGCGCGCGATCTGGAGCTGGTGCTGATCGATGCCGCGCGCGGTCTCGGCAATGGTCGTTGCCTGCCGGCCGGTCCGTTGCGCGAACCGGCGGAGCGTCTGGAAAGCGTCGACGCGCTGCTTTACAACGGCGCCGACGAGGATCCTGACGGCGGTTACGCATTCCGCTTGCAGCCTACTGCGCTGATCAACCTGCAGAGCGGCGAGCGCCGACCGCTGGAGCATTTTCCCGCGGGCCAGGAGGTCCATGCCCTGGCCGGGATCGGCAATCCGCAGCGTTTCTTCAGGACGCTCGAGGCGCTACACTGGCGGGCGATTCCGCATGCCTTCCCGGATCACGCGACCTACACGGCGGCCGAACTGGCGTTCAGCCCGCCGCTGCCGCTGCTGATGACCGAGAAGGATGCCGTTAAATGCCGGGCTTTCGCAGCGGCCGACTGGTGGTACCTGGCGGTCGATGCGGTGCCTTCCCCAGCATTCGTCGCCTGGTTCGACGCCCGACTCGAGCATCTCCTGGCGCGCTGA
- a CDS encoding Trm112 family protein: MDPKLLDILACPLTKGPLVLSEDKTELISKQAGLAYPIRDGIPVMLESEARSLNVDERLDK, encoded by the coding sequence ATGGACCCGAAACTCCTCGATATCCTTGCCTGCCCGTTGACCAAGGGCCCGCTGGTGCTCAGCGAAGACAAGACCGAACTGATCAGCAAGCAGGCCGGCCTGGCCTATCCGATCCGCGACGGCATCCCGGTGATGCTGGAGAGCGAGGCTCGCTCCCTGAACGTGGACGAGCGGCTGGACAAGTAA
- the kdsB gene encoding 3-deoxy-manno-octulosonate cytidylyltransferase has protein sequence MTQAFTVVIPARYASTRLPGKPLQDIAGQPMIQRVWNQARKSAASRVVVATDDERILAACQGFGAEALLTRAEHNSGTDRLEEVASRLGLASDAIVVNVQGDEPLIPPALIDQVAANLAAHPEAAIATLAEPIHEVSALFNPNVVKVATDIDGLALTFSRAPLPWARDAFARDRDSLPEGVPYRRHIGIYAYRVGFLADFVAWGPCWLENAESLEQLRALWHGVRIHVADARETMLPGVDTPEDLERVRRVLGG, from the coding sequence ATGACCCAGGCGTTCACTGTCGTCATTCCCGCCCGCTACGCCTCCACTCGTCTGCCCGGCAAGCCATTGCAGGATATCGCCGGCCAGCCAATGATCCAGCGCGTCTGGAACCAGGCCCGCAAGAGCGCCGCCAGCCGCGTGGTCGTCGCCACCGACGACGAACGCATCCTGGCGGCGTGCCAGGGGTTCGGCGCCGAGGCGCTGCTGACACGTGCCGAGCACAACTCCGGCACCGATCGCCTGGAGGAAGTCGCTTCCCGGCTCGGCCTGGCCAGCGATGCCATCGTGGTCAACGTCCAGGGCGACGAGCCGCTGATCCCCCCGGCGCTCATCGACCAGGTGGCGGCCAACCTGGCGGCGCACCCGGAGGCCGCCATCGCTACCCTGGCCGAGCCGATCCATGAGGTCTCCGCGCTGTTCAATCCGAACGTGGTCAAGGTCGCCACCGACATCGACGGCCTGGCCCTGACTTTCAGTCGTGCGCCCTTGCCCTGGGCTCGCGACGCCTTCGCCCGCGATCGCGACAGCCTGCCGGAGGGCGTGCCCTATCGTCGCCACATCGGCATCTACGCCTATCGCGTGGGTTTCCTTGCCGATTTCGTCGCCTGGGGACCGTGCTGGCTGGAGAACGCCGAAAGCCTCGAGCAATTGCGCGCGCTCTGGCACGGGGTGCGAATCCATGTGGCCGATGCCCGCGAAACCATGCTTCCGGGCGTGGATACGCCGGAAGACCTCGAACGCGTTCGCCGCGTGCTGGGGGGCTGA
- a CDS encoding low molecular weight protein-tyrosine-phosphatase gives MRVLFVCLGNICRSPTAEGVFRRKVEEAGLASRIHVDSAGTAGWHVGKAPDQRTRLAAQRRGYDLSALRGRQVGIEDFSCHDLILAMDLSNLADLETLRAGRGAAELDLFLRRYGSERDEVPDPYYGGEEGFEQVLDLIEHACDRLLIEAKGRL, from the coding sequence ATGCGCGTCCTGTTCGTCTGCCTGGGCAACATCTGCCGGTCGCCCACCGCCGAAGGCGTGTTCCGGCGCAAGGTCGAGGAGGCCGGGCTGGCCTCCCGTATCCATGTCGATTCCGCCGGCACCGCCGGCTGGCATGTCGGCAAGGCACCTGACCAGCGCACCCGCCTGGCCGCGCAAAGGCGCGGCTACGATCTGTCGGCACTGCGTGGACGCCAGGTCGGCATCGAGGATTTCTCCTGCCATGACCTGATCCTGGCCATGGACCTGTCCAACCTGGCCGACCTCGAGACCCTGCGTGCCGGGCGCGGTGCCGCCGAACTGGATCTGTTCCTGCGTCGCTACGGGTCCGAGCGGGACGAAGTACCCGATCCCTACTATGGCGGCGAAGAAGGCTTCGAGCAGGTCCTCGACCTGATCGAACATGCCTGCGACCGTCTGTTGATCGAAGCCAAGGGGCGACTGTGA
- the murB gene encoding UDP-N-acetylmuramate dehydrogenase has protein sequence MSLELQEHCSLKPYNTFGIDVRARLLAHARDEADVREALALARERGLPLLVIGGGSNLLLTRDLEALVLRMASQGRRIVSDAADSVLVEAEAGEAWDPFVQWSLERGLAGLENLSLIPGTVGAAPMQNIGAYGVELKDVFDSLTALDRQDGTLREFDRQACRFGYRDSLFKQEPDRWLILRVRLRLTRRERLHLDYGPVRQRLEEEGIASPTARDVSRVICAIRREKLPDPAVLGNAGSFFKNPLVDARQAERLRQAFPDLVGYPQADGRLKLAAGWLIDKGGWKGFRDGPVGVHAQQALVLVNHGGATGAQVRALAERIQEDVRRRFGVELEPEPNLY, from the coding sequence GTGAGCCTGGAACTGCAAGAGCATTGCTCGCTGAAGCCCTATAACACCTTCGGCATCGACGTGCGCGCCCGCCTGCTGGCCCACGCCCGGGACGAGGCTGATGTGCGCGAGGCCCTGGCCCTGGCTCGGGAGCGTGGATTGCCGCTGCTGGTGATCGGTGGTGGCAGCAACCTGCTGCTGACCCGTGACCTCGAGGCGCTGGTTTTGCGCATGGCCAGCCAGGGGCGGCGAATTGTTTCCGATGCCGCGGATTCGGTGTTGGTCGAGGCGGAGGCGGGCGAGGCCTGGGACCCATTCGTACAATGGAGCCTGGAGCGGGGCCTGGCCGGTCTGGAAAATCTCAGCCTGATTCCCGGCACCGTGGGTGCGGCGCCGATGCAGAACATCGGCGCCTATGGCGTGGAGCTGAAGGATGTCTTCGACAGCCTGACGGCGCTGGATCGCCAGGATGGAACCCTGCGTGAGTTCGATCGCCAGGCCTGCCGTTTCGGCTACCGCGACAGCCTGTTCAAGCAGGAGCCTGATCGCTGGCTGATCCTCCGCGTGCGCCTGCGCCTGACACGGCGGGAGAGGCTGCACCTGGACTACGGGCCGGTACGCCAGCGCCTGGAGGAGGAGGGCATCGCCAGTCCGACGGCCAGGGACGTAAGCCGGGTAATCTGCGCCATTCGCCGGGAGAAGCTGCCCGACCCCGCCGTATTGGGCAATGCCGGCAGCTTCTTCAAGAACCCGCTGGTGGATGCGAGGCAGGCCGAGCGCTTGCGTCAGGCCTTCCCGGATCTGGTTGGCTATCCGCAGGCGGACGGTCGGTTGAAGCTGGCCGCAGGCTGGCTCATCGACAAGGGCGGCTGGAAGGGCTTTCGCGATGGCCCGGTGGGGGTACACGCGCAGCAGGCGCTGGTCCTGGTCAACCATGGCGGTGCCACCGGTGCCCAGGTCCGGGCATTGGCGGAGCGTATCCAGGAGGACGTCCGTCGGCGTTTCGGCGTCGAATTGGAGCCTGAACCCAATCTCTACTGA